One window of Erwinia aphidicola genomic DNA carries:
- the hldE gene encoding bifunctional D-glycero-beta-D-manno-heptose-7-phosphate kinase/D-glycero-beta-D-manno-heptose 1-phosphate adenylyltransferase HldE has protein sequence MKITLPDFSRAGVLVVGDVMLDRYWHGPTSRISPEAPVPVVKVDHVEERPGGAANVAMNIASLGAGSRLVGLTGIDEAAQALSATLAGVNVRCDFVAVPTHPTITKLRVLSRSQQLIRLDFEEGFDGVNPEPMHERIREALPKIGALVLSDYAKGALASVETMIALAREAGVPVLVDPKGTDFSRYHGATLLTPNLSEFEAVVGKCKSEADIVERGTALMQQHGLSALLVTRSEHGMTLLQPGKEPFHMPTQAQEVFDVTGAGDTVIGVLAAALAAGNTLEESCFLANAAAGVVVGKLGTSTVSPVELENAIHARPESGFGVMDEAQLIAEVAKARQRGEKVVMTNGVFDILHAGHVSYLANARKLGDRLIVAVNSDASTRRLKGETRPVNPLVNRMIVLGALEAVDWVIGFEEDTPQRVIAEVLPDLLVKGGDYKPEDIAGSKEVWANGGDVRVLNFEDGISTSNIIKTIISGTGKS, from the coding sequence ATGAAAATTACACTGCCCGATTTTTCGCGCGCGGGTGTTCTGGTGGTTGGCGATGTGATGCTGGATCGCTACTGGCACGGCCCAACCAGTCGCATCTCCCCAGAGGCCCCGGTGCCGGTGGTCAAAGTGGACCATGTGGAGGAGCGCCCGGGAGGCGCGGCCAACGTGGCGATGAATATCGCTTCTCTCGGTGCCGGTTCGCGTCTGGTGGGCCTGACCGGGATTGATGAAGCCGCGCAGGCGCTGAGCGCGACCCTGGCCGGGGTGAACGTGCGGTGTGATTTTGTGGCGGTGCCGACGCATCCAACCATCACCAAACTGCGCGTGCTGTCACGCAGCCAGCAGCTGATCCGCCTCGATTTTGAAGAGGGCTTTGACGGGGTTAATCCGGAGCCAATGCACGAGCGCATCCGTGAGGCGCTGCCGAAAATTGGTGCGCTGGTGCTGTCTGACTACGCCAAAGGCGCGCTGGCCAGCGTTGAAACCATGATCGCGCTGGCACGCGAAGCGGGCGTACCGGTGCTGGTCGACCCGAAAGGGACTGATTTCTCACGTTATCACGGTGCAACGCTGCTGACGCCAAACCTCTCCGAGTTCGAAGCGGTGGTGGGCAAATGTAAAAGCGAAGCGGATATCGTCGAGCGCGGTACGGCACTGATGCAGCAGCACGGCCTGTCGGCGCTGCTGGTCACGCGTTCCGAGCACGGTATGACGCTGCTGCAGCCGGGCAAAGAGCCGTTCCATATGCCAACCCAGGCGCAGGAAGTGTTCGACGTTACCGGTGCCGGTGATACGGTGATTGGCGTACTGGCGGCTGCGCTGGCGGCAGGCAATACGCTGGAAGAGAGCTGCTTCCTGGCGAATGCCGCGGCGGGCGTGGTGGTCGGTAAATTGGGGACCTCGACGGTTTCCCCGGTTGAGCTGGAGAACGCCATTCATGCGCGCCCTGAATCCGGCTTTGGCGTGATGGATGAAGCACAGCTGATTGCTGAAGTCGCCAAGGCGCGCCAGCGCGGCGAGAAAGTGGTGATGACCAACGGCGTGTTCGACATTCTGCACGCGGGGCACGTCTCCTATCTTGCCAATGCGCGTAAGCTGGGGGATCGCCTGATTGTGGCGGTCAACAGCGATGCTTCAACCCGTCGCCTGAAGGGCGAAACGCGCCCCGTAAACCCGCTGGTCAATCGTATGATCGTGCTGGGTGCGCTGGAAGCCGTGGACTGGGTCATCGGTTTTGAAGAGGACACGCCACAGCGGGTGATTGCTGAAGTGCTGCCGGACCTGCTGGTGAAAGGCGGGGACTATAAGCCGGAAGATATCGCGGGCAGTAAAGAAGTATGGGCTAACGGCGGTGACGTGCGGGTGCTGAACTTCGAAGACGGTATTTCAACCAGTAATATCATCAAGACAATTATTTCAGGCACCGGTAAAAGCTGA